The following are from one region of the Yoonia sp. R2331 genome:
- a CDS encoding zinc ribbon domain-containing protein yields the protein MAKRCESCGMPLKNDPQGGGSEADGSKSTTYCSICYANGTFVQQGVTAAEFQANCLTALHDKGMPKIMAWAFTRGIPNLPRWAEGRG from the coding sequence ATGGCCAAGCGATGCGAAAGCTGCGGCATGCCGCTCAAGAACGACCCGCAAGGCGGCGGGTCAGAGGCGGATGGCAGCAAATCCACCACCTATTGTTCGATCTGCTATGCCAATGGCACCTTTGTGCAACAGGGCGTCACAGCGGCCGAATTTCAGGCTAATTGCCTGACGGCCCTGCACGACAAGGGGATGCCAAAGATCATGGCGTGGGCCTTTACCCGCGGCATCCCGAACTTGCCACGCTGGGCCGAAGGCCGTGGTTAA
- the gltX gene encoding glutamate--tRNA ligase, giving the protein MTTTRFAPSPTGWLHIGNLRAALFNYAIARQQGGTFILRIDDTDAERSKEEYVDGITDVLGWLGFDWDKVERQSTRLDRYMAAKDKLVEMGRLYECFETPVELDLKRKKQLNMGKPPVYDRAALDLTEDQKAAYRAEGRTGHWRFKLDQERINWTDGILGEISIDAASVSDPVLIRGDGQILYTLASVVDDVEMGITDVVRGSDHVTNTATQIQIIEAIGGDVPRFAHHSLLTGPQGEGLSKRLGTLALKDLRDQGIAPQAIMSLMARLGSSDPVELRSDIAGVVAGFDLSKFGSAPTKFDVEDLRPMTARYLGTLDASAVAETLEAAGVPVALREAFWAAVRENISTLDDVAGWWAQFRDGATPLVADEDRDFVAQAFDLLGDPPYAADTWGTWTAAVKEATGRKGKGLFMPLRQAVTGRQRGPEMAEVMPLLQVKPKL; this is encoded by the coding sequence TTCACCCACCGGCTGGCTGCACATTGGCAACCTGCGCGCGGCGTTGTTCAACTATGCGATTGCGCGGCAACAGGGCGGCACCTTCATTCTGCGGATTGATGACACCGATGCGGAACGGTCCAAGGAAGAATATGTCGACGGCATCACCGATGTCCTGGGCTGGCTTGGGTTTGATTGGGATAAGGTTGAACGCCAATCGACCCGGCTTGACCGCTATATGGCCGCCAAAGACAAGCTGGTGGAAATGGGGCGGCTTTATGAGTGTTTTGAGACGCCCGTTGAACTGGATCTGAAGCGCAAAAAGCAGCTGAACATGGGCAAGCCGCCGGTTTATGACCGCGCTGCACTGGACCTGACCGAGGATCAGAAGGCGGCCTATCGCGCGGAGGGGCGCACTGGGCATTGGCGGTTCAAGCTGGATCAAGAGCGGATCAATTGGACCGACGGTATTCTGGGTGAGATTTCGATTGATGCCGCCAGCGTGTCGGACCCGGTGCTGATCCGCGGCGATGGTCAGATTTTGTATACTTTGGCCAGCGTTGTAGATGACGTAGAAATGGGGATCACCGATGTGGTGCGCGGGTCGGACCATGTGACCAATACCGCCACGCAGATCCAGATTATCGAGGCCATCGGTGGCGATGTGCCGCGCTTTGCGCATCACTCTTTGTTGACGGGGCCACAAGGCGAAGGGCTGTCGAAGCGTTTGGGCACGCTGGCATTGAAAGACCTGCGCGATCAGGGGATTGCCCCGCAGGCGATCATGAGCCTGATGGCGCGGCTGGGATCGAGCGATCCGGTTGAGTTACGGTCTGACATCGCCGGCGTGGTCGCCGGGTTTGATTTGTCCAAGTTCGGGTCAGCCCCAACCAAGTTTGACGTAGAAGATTTGCGCCCGATGACGGCGCGCTATCTGGGCACGCTGGATGCCAGTGCGGTGGCCGAGACGCTAGAGGCCGCAGGTGTGCCGGTGGCGTTGCGGGAGGCGTTCTGGGCAGCGGTGCGCGAGAATATCAGCACGTTGGATGACGTCGCGGGCTGGTGGGCGCAGTTCCGCGATGGGGCGACACCATTAGTGGCGGATGAGGACCGGGATTTTGTCGCACAAGCCTTCGATTTGCTGGGTGATCCGCCCTATGCGGCTGACACCTGGGGGACGTGGACCGCAGCCGTGAAAGAGGCGACAGGCCGCAAGGGTAAGGGGCTGTTCATGCCGCTGCGCCAGGCGGTCACGGGTCGTCAGCGCGGGCCGGAAATGGCCGAAGTGATGCCTCTTTTGCAAGTAAAACCAAAGCTTTAA